TTGCTGAGTGCGATTGCCCTGGGATGGTTTTTTTTTCGATTCCAGTCAGTCTGGCCCGCACGTGTTTACGAATACTTTCTTTTTCCGCATGATCTCAACCTGGCGCTTTCCGCGATTCCCCTTTTGTGGCTGGCGTTCTCGCTGGTGTTTGCCCGTGAGGATTACATGGCCTCAATATCACGTTACCGTATCGGTCTGACCCTGGCATTTTTAACTGCCTTGTTTTTCGCGGTGATGAGCCTGAAGTATCACTTTTTTGTTCTTGAGAGACATGACGATGGTGGAGTGCATATCTTCCTCTCACGCCTGGGTCAGTATTTCCTCCTGTACCTGATAGTGATTTCCGCCATGACCATGATCAATTTCGAGAGCACTTACAGGGCAGGTCTGGGGATATATCGCCGTAAACTTCAGGGCGCCGTCTTGTCACAGGCGTTTCTGCTGGTGATAACATTGATCTCATGCAGCCTGGTGCTGTTGGGTGGTGAGATCAATCGCCAGTATATTGCGGTTTTCTCGCTTATGACCGCTCTCAGCTTTGGTCTGATTATGGTCTATTTTTTGCGCTATGAACCCCAGCAGTCGGGTGTGTTCGTGCGCACGCAGGCCGCTTACTCATCGATAGGTATCATAGTAATCGGGTTTTACCTTGTGCTGGCCGGCGCAGTCGGCAAGATCATCCAGTTGATCGGTGGCGATGTGCGCCTGTTCGTAAGTGTGCTGGCGGCTATGCTGGTCTTCTTCGCGCTGTTGGCATTGCTTTTGTCGCGTTCAATTAAGGAGCGAATCAAGACCGCGGTCGACCGCACCTTTCATTCCGGACAACTCGATTTCGAGGAAGACCTGGCCAGCTTCTCTGAGGATATCGCCACCATCTTCGACCCGGAGGAGCTGACTGAAAAAATACTGACGCTTCTGCGTGACCGGATCGGGATAGGCAAGCTGTACCTGTTCTATACCGACACCAACCAGAACGCGCTGGTGATGATATCTCCGCGCCATGACGACACTTTTGAAGACTTCACGATACCAGTCAACGGTTATTTCGCCGACTGGATTTACCGTCACGGTGAGGCCATAATCACCGAGGAGCTCAAGCGCAGAATTGCAGGTGAGAACCGTCATCTGCGCGAACTGGAAGTTATCGAAAAAAGGGATATCTCAATCGCCCTGCCCCTGATCGCCAAACGGAGGCTTGTGGGATTGATGTTTCTCGGTCCCAAGGCTTCAAGCCAGCCATTTCAGCATCAGGAGATTCAGTTCATTTCCTCGATCGGACACCAGTTCGCGCTGGCATTGTTTTCGGCCCGCCTGTCCGAGGAGCTGATGGCCGCGCGCCAGATAGAATCATTTCACAAGTTTACTGCCTTCGTTCTTCATGATCTCAAAAATTCGGTTTCGATGCTGTCGATGTTGTTGCAGAATTACGAAGCCAATATGGAAAATCCCGAGTTTCAGAAATCAGCCATGACAACTATCCATGGGGCGGTCAACCGGATGCAGAGAGTGATTGAAAAACTGCAGACGGGGGACAAAGAAGAGCGCTTCAGTTTTTGTGATTGCAATTTATCAAAGATTATATTAAGCTTGGAAAAACGCCTTGAACTGGCCGATCTTGATAATGTGGAGTACGAACGTTCGCTCGATATGGACAAGCCTGTGAATTGCGACCCCGATAAATTTGAAGAAGTTGTTCGCAACCTCGTATTGAATGCGCTGGAGGCCATGAAAAACGGTGGTAAACTAAGCCTTCGAACTTTCGAACAGGATAATCGTGCGGTCCTGGAGGTCAGTGATACGGGTGAGGGGATGAGCCCGGAATTCGTTTCCAAGAAATTGTTCAAACCATTTTCTACCACCAAGAAAAAAGGTCTCGGTATCGGGCTGTTTCAATCGCGTGAATGGATTGAGAAAATGAACGGCAAGATCGTGGTAAAATCGAATCCCGGACAGGGAACGACATTCAGCCTGCTTCTGCCACTGGAAAATAAAAATGGATAAAGACAAAGCCAAAATATTAATAGTCGATGATGAAGAGGGTATTAGGACGCAGATTCAGTGGTCGTTTGCCAGTGATTACGATATCTGCCAGGCGGCCAGCTACGATGAGGCCCTGAAACTGGCTAAAATCGAGAAGCCGGATCTGGTCACCCTCGATATTGCCCTGACCGACCTGACTGACGATCTCTCGGGGCTGAAACTGTTGCGGAAGTTTTTGGCGATCGATCCCTACATGAAGATCATCATGGTCACCGGCAACGAGGAAAAAGAAGCCGCTTTAGAATCGGTCCGGCTGGGAGCCTACGATTACTACCAGAAACCGATTGAATTGGAAGAACTCAAGTTAATCGTCTCACGCGCTCTCAATATGCGTCATCTCGAGCTCGAGAATCTGGCGATGTCCAAAAAGCTCGAGAAGAAACAAAAGTATCATGAGATAATCGGATCCTCACAGCGGATGCTGGAGGTGTTCAAGCTGATCGAGGCTGTCTCTAAATCCGATTACGCTGTCCTGGTCACAGGGGAGTCAGGCACAGGAAAAGAATTGACGGCATTGGCAATTCATCAGAATTCCAACCGCAAAGACAAGCCCTTTATAGCCATCAATTGCGGCGCGATACCCGAAAACCTGCTCGAATCGGAACTGTTCGGCCATGAAAAAGGCGCGTTCACCGATGCGGTAGCTATGAAAAAAGGCAAGTTCGAGTACGCTCATGAGGGCACATTATTTTTAGATGAGATCGGTGATCTTTCGCTTCCGCTCCAGGTGAAGTTGCTCAGGTTCCTGCAGGACAAGAAGATAGAGCGTGTCGGCGGCAAGCAGATGATCGACCTCGATGTGCGCGTGGTGGCGGCCACCAATGCTGACTTGAAAGAAAAAGTCAACAGCCGGCAGTTTCGCGAAGACCTTTTCTACCGGCTCAGCGTCATTACGATCGAGATGCCTGCTCTGCGCGAGCGGGGTGACGATGTGGTCCTTTTGGCCAATGTCTTTTTAAAACGGTACGCCGAGGAAAACCAGAAAGCGGGGCTGACGTTTACGCCCCAGACGATTGCCCGTATCAAGGATTACCATTGGCCCGGCAACGTGCGCGAGCTCGAAAACAAGCTCAAGCGCGCGGTTTTGCTGGCGTCTGACAAAAAGATCAAGCCGGAGGATCTCGGTTTTGAGACCGATGAGAAGGAAGACCTGCGAAGCCTCCAGGAAGTCCGTGAGGAAGCTGAACGAGAGCATCTTCTCAAGGGGCTTTTGCGTGCCAACTGGAATATATCACGGGCCTCGAACCTGCTGGGAACCTCGCGTACGACCCTGTATGACCTGATGGATAAATACAAGATCAAGAAATCCTGAACCCCTTAATCCAGCTTTTGTTTAAATCATGGTTGTAATCCCCCTATCTTTCGTTAAAACCGCATAAAATCATGCATTTCATAGGTATTTTACCAAATTGAAGTAATCAAAATCCTGATTCTGCCGATTACTTTCAATAGGAGAAAATACCTGTATGAAAAACATACTGTTAGTTGATGACGATCCCACAGTTTCTGAGACACTACTGGGGCTGTTTGACCAATCAGAGTACAATTTTCATCATCTCGAGGATGGTGACAGGGCGCTTAATTTCATAGAGAACAACAACCCTGACCTGGTACTTCTGGATGTCAACCTGCCCTCGATCTCGGGACTGGATATTCTCAAGGAGATCAAAAAGCGCGACTCCAATTTGCCGGTTATTATAATATCCGGATATGTATCAACGGAGAACGCGATCCAGGCCATGAAAGAAGGGGCCTATGAGTATATCACCAAGCCGTTTCAGATTGAACGGCTGATGCTTACTATAAACAAGGCTATGGGTGATCAGCTGACCGGCGAGCCAGAAATCCAGTCGGCGGAACAGCCTTTGATTCACAGCAGTGAGTATGAGATCGTCGGGAAATCTCCTGAAATCGTCGAAATCGCCAAGATGATCGGCCAGGTGGCCCGTTCCGATGCCGCAGTATTGATTTTTGGTGAATCCGGTACCGGCAAAGAGCTGGTGGCGCGGGCCATTCATCGCAATTCCCATCGTTGTGAAAACCCATTTCTGTCGGTTAACTGTGCCGCTCTTCCGGAATCGCTTCTGGAATCGGAACTGTTCGGTCATGAAAAAGGCTCGTTCACCGGAGCCCATTCGCGTAAACTTGGGAAATTCGAGCTGGCCAACAACGGCACTCTGTTTTTGGATGAGGTCGGCGATATGCTCCCATCCACGCAGTCCAAGCTTTTGCGCGCGCTCCAGGAACAGGAATTCGAGCGGGTCGGTGGCGAACAGCCGGTACAGGTCAATGTGCGCGTGCTGGCCGCTACAAACCGTTCCCTGGTGAGCGCCATGAAAGAAGGCAAGTTCCGGGTCGACCTGTTCTACCGCCTCAAGGTCGTCTCGATTTTTATACCGCCATTGCGCGAACGGCGATCGGATATAATTCTTTTGGCCGAACATTTCATGAACCAGTACAGCCATCTCGCCAGCAAAACTCCAAAGACTCTATCGACCGAGGCGGAGGAGATGCTCTCCAAGTATCACTGGCCTGGCAATGTACGCGAGCTGGAAAACAATATCCACACCGCCGTGGTGATGAGCAAAAATGACACCCTTCAGCCGGAGGATTTCCCGATCTTCGCTGAAAACGGCGAAAGTGTGCAGGTCGACTTCGAGGAGATCAAAGACGATTACGCGCGTATGTTCAACGATGTGCTGGAGCCGATGATGGACAAGATTTTGAATGTCTCATCCGGCCAGGTCTATTACCACCTGCAATCCGCGCTTGAAAAAGTGATGATCTCCAAAACTTTGCATTATGTCAAATCCAACCAGGTCAAAGCCTCGGAAATACTGGGTATCTCCCGCAATACCCTGCGTGATCGTATGCAAAAGTACGATCTGTTTTAGTTTATTATTGCCCTCTTCCCGATCAGCATTTATCCTTAGCCCATGCTCTATGACTACTCATCCGTTTACAGCGGGCTGAACAGGACTGTCGATTACATCCGCTCCCTGCTGAGTACAATGCCCACCGAAAAACTATTTAGCGGAGCTGTGGATTCTCATGAGACTCTCGAGATTGAAGATGACCTGGAAGCCCTCGATTTCATCCCTGCGCAAGCCGGTGATAAGCATCACCTGCGATGCGCGGCCATTGACGGCGGGCAGGGGAGAATAGCTTCCAACAGCCTGTTTACCTGCGCGGTTTACCGGGCCGGCCTGGTTGTATTCGACGGACGCCGGCGGGTCGCTGAATCGATCGGCAACCTGCACCTGGCCAACCTGAATTCCGCCACTTACCGCGATCTCTACGCAAAGCAGTATCGTGATCTGTACAATTCTTATCCGGCTGAATTTCCCGCTTTTTCCGAAAGCTTAAATGAGCTTCGTCACCTGCGGGAAAATGCCATGATCGCTGACGCGGTCGCTACGCTCGAGACGGGCGATATGCTTCTTTTGGATGGTTCTTTCCGGGCCGGCAGTGACGATGAACATCGCTTTCTGAAAGCTGTTGCCGGCCAGGCGCGTGCAAAAAATATCGATATTGTCGCCGTGAGTAAAGCCTCCGCGTTGATCTGGCAGGGAGGCGCCAGCCTGGTGGGTGTGATCAAAAAACTTGGAAACGAAAGATGTAAAAACAGCAACTGGTACGTTAAAATCGGAAGCGATTATCCTGACCAGCCAGACAGGCGGTTGAAGGATATCTATGTTGCCCGGATGAGTCCCTATTCCAGCCAGGCATATAGAATTGATATTTATATTAATAATAGCAGGTCTGCCGACGAACTATTTGAAGCGCTCGGCTTTCTTTCATCAGACCCGTTTTTCTCAGGCTACCCATACCCGTTGGCGGCGGTTCACCAGGCTGTGAGGCTGTCCGAGGAAGAACTTCTGGGACTGAGGATCAGGTTGAAGCAGGTTGCGGTCGAGGCCGGAGTTTCCGATGATGAATGGTCGCTTTTATTCGAGGACTACCACGACACATTGAACTATGACCTGCAAACTTCGAAATATATACCGGGTTGATATGACAGACAGGAATGAATCCAGGCAGATCGGCCGGATAACCGGCAAAAAAGTAGGCGAACTCTATTTCAGGGTGCCCTATGATTACCGTGTTTGTATCGGCGACCTGGCCCTGGCCGAGGATGAGCATGATTCTAAGATTCGCTATTACCTTCGTGTGGTGGATATTTCCTACGGTGCTGAGGGTGCCGATACCGGCTGGTTTGAACGGACCGCCGGTAACCTGATGCTGGCTGATATGGCGGGGCGGGAGGAGACATTGTTTGAAAAAGAACGGCGTCTTTACAAGATTGCACGATGCAGTCTTTTGGGATATCTCCTTTCAGATAAATTCTATAAACCCAAGACCATGCCGGATCATTTCGCGCGTGTTCGAGTACCACTGCAGGATGATTTCCGGTTTCTGCAGAGCGGTCATGGCGACCTTGAATTTGCACGACTGCGTTCGGGCGAGGATATCCTCGATCTTCCGATGGGTATTCCCGGGTCTACCGTATCATCTCATATCGGGCTGTTCGCGACTACCGGCATGGGAAAGAGCAACCTGATGAAACGATTTGCCGGGGCCATCCTCGCGAGCGGGAATATCGGTCTGTTGATTTTCGATCCTCACGGTGAATATTATGACGGCGGGGGAGAGGATGAAAGCCGGGGATTGATTCATCATCCTGACGCCCGTGAGAACTTGAAGATCTTTTCATCGCGCAAACGTGACGGCGATATCTCCTACGATGTTCTGAAGATCTCCGCCTATGAGATAATACCGTCGGATCTGAGCCATATCTATGAATTCTCAGAGGCACAGGAAGAAGCTTTGTACGCGCTCTACTTCCGCTTCAAAGACAAATGGCTGGTAAAACTGGGCGAGGAGGAGATTGCCGATCTGGCGACGCAGATAACGACCCATGGCGGGTTCGCGGAATCGACTTTGGGAGTGCTCAAGAGACGCGCTGAATATCTATTGAAGCAGAAGTTTATTCATACCGACTGTAAAGTCTCGACTTCTGAAAATATCATCAAGAAACTCCGCTTTGGGAAAGTTGTGCTGGTTGATTCATCGAGTTTGACCTCCCGCGATGAACTGCTGGTAAGTTCGGTGATCTGCAGGAACCTGTTCGGCGAGTACCGCGATCTCTACGCCCATCCGGACAGATTCGGGAAAACTCCACGTGTGCTGGTGGTTTTGGAGGAGGCCCAGCGCGTGTTGCGTAAAAGCGGAGGCAAGACGAATATCTTTGCCCGCATGGCGCGTGAGGGGCGCAAGTTCAAGCTCGGCATCTGCGCTATCACCCAGCAACCCAAGCTGATCGATGAGGAGCTTCTTTCGCAGTTCAACACTTTCTTTATCCTGGGGCTGGCCGATGAAAGCGATCGGCAGATCATCAGGTCATCATCCAAACAGGACATCTCCGATCTCAGCACGGAAATCCAGATGCTGGCGCCGGGGGAGGCTTTGATCACTTCGCCAGTCGTGCCGTTCGCCCTGCCGGTCAAGATCGACCTGTACGAAGACTACCTGACAAATGCAACTGAGAGAACGGAAAAATCATTGAAATCCGAAACAAAAATCGATACAGATTTTTTTGATTAAGCTATGTCAGTAAGAATCGCCCATATAGCCGACACCCACCTTGGGGCGGGAGGTTTCGGAAACAAGCTCTCGGAATCCGGGATCAACCGTCGT
The sequence above is a segment of the Candidatus Zixiibacteriota bacterium genome. Coding sequences within it:
- the prsR gene encoding PEP-CTERM-box response regulator transcription factor, with product MDKDKAKILIVDDEEGIRTQIQWSFASDYDICQAASYDEALKLAKIEKPDLVTLDIALTDLTDDLSGLKLLRKFLAIDPYMKIIMVTGNEEKEAALESVRLGAYDYYQKPIELEELKLIVSRALNMRHLELENLAMSKKLEKKQKYHEIIGSSQRMLEVFKLIEAVSKSDYAVLVTGESGTGKELTALAIHQNSNRKDKPFIAINCGAIPENLLESELFGHEKGAFTDAVAMKKGKFEYAHEGTLFLDEIGDLSLPLQVKLLRFLQDKKIERVGGKQMIDLDVRVVAATNADLKEKVNSRQFREDLFYRLSVITIEMPALRERGDDVVLLANVFLKRYAEENQKAGLTFTPQTIARIKDYHWPGNVRELENKLKRAVLLASDKKIKPEDLGFETDEKEDLRSLQEVREEAEREHLLKGLLRANWNISRASNLLGTSRTTLYDLMDKYKIKKS
- a CDS encoding response regulator, with protein sequence MKNILLVDDDPTVSETLLGLFDQSEYNFHHLEDGDRALNFIENNNPDLVLLDVNLPSISGLDILKEIKKRDSNLPVIIISGYVSTENAIQAMKEGAYEYITKPFQIERLMLTINKAMGDQLTGEPEIQSAEQPLIHSSEYEIVGKSPEIVEIAKMIGQVARSDAAVLIFGESGTGKELVARAIHRNSHRCENPFLSVNCAALPESLLESELFGHEKGSFTGAHSRKLGKFELANNGTLFLDEVGDMLPSTQSKLLRALQEQEFERVGGEQPVQVNVRVLAATNRSLVSAMKEGKFRVDLFYRLKVVSIFIPPLRERRSDIILLAEHFMNQYSHLASKTPKTLSTEAEEMLSKYHWPGNVRELENNIHTAVVMSKNDTLQPEDFPIFAENGESVQVDFEEIKDDYARMFNDVLEPMMDKILNVSSGQVYYHLQSALEKVMISKTLHYVKSNQVKASEILGISRNTLRDRMQKYDLF
- the prsK gene encoding PEP-CTERM system histidine kinase PrsK encodes the protein MQFWEEIFLIGSSLLIVLFAIGAQFGKGGRAGRLIFLLSAIALGWFFFRFQSVWPARVYEYFLFPHDLNLALSAIPLLWLAFSLVFAREDYMASISRYRIGLTLAFLTALFFAVMSLKYHFFVLERHDDGGVHIFLSRLGQYFLLYLIVISAMTMINFESTYRAGLGIYRRKLQGAVLSQAFLLVITLISCSLVLLGGEINRQYIAVFSLMTALSFGLIMVYFLRYEPQQSGVFVRTQAAYSSIGIIVIGFYLVLAGAVGKIIQLIGGDVRLFVSVLAAMLVFFALLALLLSRSIKERIKTAVDRTFHSGQLDFEEDLASFSEDIATIFDPEELTEKILTLLRDRIGIGKLYLFYTDTNQNALVMISPRHDDTFEDFTIPVNGYFADWIYRHGEAIITEELKRRIAGENRHLRELEVIEKRDISIALPLIAKRRLVGLMFLGPKASSQPFQHQEIQFISSIGHQFALALFSARLSEELMAARQIESFHKFTAFVLHDLKNSVSMLSMLLQNYEANMENPEFQKSAMTTIHGAVNRMQRVIEKLQTGDKEERFSFCDCNLSKIILSLEKRLELADLDNVEYERSLDMDKPVNCDPDKFEEVVRNLVLNALEAMKNGGKLSLRTFEQDNRAVLEVSDTGEGMSPEFVSKKLFKPFSTTKKKGLGIGLFQSREWIEKMNGKIVVKSNPGQGTTFSLLLPLENKNG
- a CDS encoding DUF87 domain-containing protein, yielding MTCKLRNIYRVDMTDRNESRQIGRITGKKVGELYFRVPYDYRVCIGDLALAEDEHDSKIRYYLRVVDISYGAEGADTGWFERTAGNLMLADMAGREETLFEKERRLYKIARCSLLGYLLSDKFYKPKTMPDHFARVRVPLQDDFRFLQSGHGDLEFARLRSGEDILDLPMGIPGSTVSSHIGLFATTGMGKSNLMKRFAGAILASGNIGLLIFDPHGEYYDGGGEDESRGLIHHPDARENLKIFSSRKRDGDISYDVLKISAYEIIPSDLSHIYEFSEAQEEALYALYFRFKDKWLVKLGEEEIADLATQITTHGGFAESTLGVLKRRAEYLLKQKFIHTDCKVSTSENIIKKLRFGKVVLVDSSSLTSRDELLVSSVICRNLFGEYRDLYAHPDRFGKTPRVLVVLEEAQRVLRKSGGKTNIFARMAREGRKFKLGICAITQQPKLIDEELLSQFNTFFILGLADESDRQIIRSSSKQDISDLSTEIQMLAPGEALITSPVVPFALPVKIDLYEDYLTNATERTEKSLKSETKIDTDFFD